The following are from one region of the Vulgatibacter sp. genome:
- a CDS encoding ABC transporter permease: MIPVFYSWRSLLARRLSTAATVIGLGLVVFVFAAVLMLSNGIESALEAGGDPDNLVLLREGADNEIASGVERDALRVIASWPEVATSTGGQSLAAGETVVIVALPRGDDRFTNATARGIDGASLALRPAVRIVEGRAPRPGSYEVAIGTGIVGRSPGAFVGGELRFANQRWPVVGVIAAEGSALESEIWAWGDALRSAFQRQGFSSIVVRAPSIEQRDQLALRVEGDVRFTLEATPEDDYWAEQAQGMATFIRVLGLFVSLVFGVGAILGAMITMYAQVAARVRELAMMRAVGFRRTSVLGSVVVESALLGAAGGILGAVGAFFMRWVEIRTVNFDTFSEVSFGFAPTAGILFAAVAFGIGMGLIGGLLPALKAARISVLDGLRA; encoded by the coding sequence ATGATCCCCGTCTTCTACAGCTGGCGCAGCCTCCTCGCCCGGCGGCTCTCCACCGCAGCCACGGTGATCGGCCTGGGGCTCGTGGTCTTCGTCTTCGCCGCGGTGCTGATGCTCTCCAACGGCATCGAGAGCGCACTGGAGGCAGGCGGCGATCCCGACAACCTCGTCCTCCTCCGCGAGGGCGCCGACAACGAGATCGCCAGCGGCGTGGAGCGCGACGCGCTGCGGGTGATCGCGTCCTGGCCCGAGGTGGCCACCTCCACCGGCGGCCAGAGCCTCGCTGCCGGGGAGACGGTGGTGATCGTCGCCCTGCCCCGCGGCGACGATCGCTTCACCAACGCCACCGCCCGCGGCATCGACGGCGCCAGCCTCGCCTTGCGGCCGGCGGTGCGAATCGTCGAGGGCCGCGCGCCCCGCCCCGGGAGCTACGAGGTGGCGATCGGGACGGGGATCGTCGGGCGCAGCCCCGGCGCCTTCGTCGGCGGCGAGCTCCGCTTCGCCAACCAGCGCTGGCCGGTGGTCGGCGTGATCGCCGCGGAGGGGAGCGCCCTGGAGTCGGAGATCTGGGCCTGGGGCGACGCGCTCCGCAGCGCCTTCCAGCGCCAGGGCTTCAGCTCGATCGTCGTGCGCGCGCCCTCGATCGAGCAGCGGGACCAGCTGGCGCTGCGGGTGGAGGGCGACGTCCGCTTCACCCTCGAGGCGACGCCGGAGGACGACTATTGGGCGGAGCAGGCGCAGGGGATGGCGACCTTCATCCGCGTGCTCGGCCTCTTCGTCTCGCTGGTCTTCGGCGTGGGCGCGATCCTCGGGGCGATGATCACGATGTACGCGCAGGTCGCCGCCAGGGTCCGCGAGCTGGCGATGATGCGGGCGGTGGGCTTCCGGCGCACCAGTGTGCTGGGCAGCGTGGTGGTGGAGTCGGCGCTCCTCGGGGCAGCCGGCGGGATCCTCGGTGCGGTGGGCGCCTTCTTCATGCGCTGGGTGGAGATCCGGACCGTGAACTTCGACACCTTCTCCGAAGTCTCCTTCGGCTTCGCGCCGACGGCGGGGATCCTCTTCGCCGCGGTGGCCTTCGGGATCGGGATGGGGCTGATCGGAGGGCTGCTCCCGGCGCTCAAGGCGGCGCGGATCTCGGTCCTCGACGGGCTCCGGGCCTGA
- a CDS encoding ABC transporter permease, whose protein sequence is MTFARLALRDLGRNPLRLALTVLAATVGVVAFIFLQTVIDLWYAGVAGAQADRLIVRNKTGLTQELPLAYLQRIAAVPGVSAVSYAGWFGGALSEERSDFFPNVFVDSATYLEVYDEYVAPEEEIAAWRADPCGAMVGRKLADRFGWQVGDRVTLEGSIYPGTWDFTIRGIYEGRSPNVDTTVLAFGYRCLNERVEESQQDYVGYFALRIDDPALSVQVARSVDAMFANSPWETKTESERSFQLSFVAMSSAILSAVEIVSYVVLLIILLVVGNTLAMGVREKTRDLATLRALGFHRRHVLALVLLESLFIGLVAAALGTLLAPPLIENFAGIVQEQFGTLPEIRVRAGTVILAAAAALLVGLAAGALPALRASRLAIAEGLREVA, encoded by the coding sequence GTGACCTTCGCGCGCCTCGCCCTGCGGGATCTCGGCCGCAACCCGCTGCGCCTCGCCCTCACCGTGCTCGCTGCGACGGTGGGCGTGGTGGCCTTCATCTTCCTGCAGACGGTGATCGACCTCTGGTACGCGGGGGTCGCCGGCGCGCAGGCGGATCGGCTCATCGTGCGCAACAAGACCGGCCTCACCCAGGAGCTTCCCCTCGCCTACCTGCAGCGCATCGCCGCCGTGCCCGGGGTGAGCGCGGTGAGCTACGCGGGCTGGTTCGGCGGCGCCTTGAGCGAGGAGCGCAGCGACTTCTTCCCCAACGTCTTCGTCGACTCGGCCACCTACCTCGAGGTCTACGACGAGTACGTCGCACCGGAGGAGGAGATCGCCGCGTGGCGGGCCGATCCCTGCGGGGCGATGGTGGGCAGGAAGCTCGCCGACCGCTTCGGCTGGCAGGTCGGCGATCGCGTGACGCTGGAGGGCTCGATCTACCCGGGCACCTGGGACTTCACCATTCGCGGGATCTACGAGGGGCGCAGCCCCAACGTCGACACCACCGTGCTCGCCTTCGGCTACCGCTGCCTCAACGAGCGGGTGGAGGAGAGCCAGCAGGACTACGTCGGCTACTTCGCCCTGCGGATCGACGATCCGGCGCTCTCCGTGCAGGTGGCGCGCAGCGTCGACGCCATGTTCGCCAACAGCCCCTGGGAGACGAAGACCGAGAGCGAGCGCTCCTTCCAGCTCTCCTTCGTCGCCATGTCCTCCGCGATCCTCTCCGCGGTGGAGATCGTCTCCTACGTGGTGCTGCTCATCATCCTGCTGGTGGTGGGCAACACGCTGGCGATGGGCGTCCGCGAGAAGACCCGCGACCTCGCCACGCTGCGGGCGCTGGGCTTCCACCGCCGCCACGTCCTCGCCCTGGTGCTGCTCGAATCGCTCTTCATCGGCCTGGTCGCAGCGGCCCTCGGCACCCTGCTGGCGCCGCCGCTGATCGAGAATTTCGCCGGGATCGTCCAGGAGCAGTTCGGGACGCTGCCGGAGATCCGGGTCCGCGCCGGCACGGTGATCCTCGCTGCGGCAGCGGCGCTGCTGGTGGGCCTCGCCGCGGGCGCCCTCCCCGCCCTGCGGGCCTCGCGGCTCGCCATCGCCGAAGGCCTGCGAGAGGTGGCGTAG
- a CDS encoding ABC transporter ATP-binding protein produces MIGAAASEARPPIVRLRGVSKVYRRGDVEIPVLQGIDLDIPTGAFEVFMGPSGSGKSTLLNLISGLDRPTAGVVEVAGQDLARMDEGALADWRARHVGFIFQFYNLLPVLTAAENVELPLLLTPLSREERRVHVAAALDAVNLGPRASHKPPQLSGGEQQRVAIARALVTDPDLVIADEPTGDLDRTSAGIVLDLLDSLHRDLGKTIVMVTHDPHAAERAETMRILEKGALA; encoded by the coding sequence GTGATCGGCGCGGCCGCGAGCGAGGCGCGCCCGCCGATCGTGCGGCTGCGCGGTGTCTCCAAGGTCTACCGCCGCGGCGACGTGGAGATCCCCGTGCTCCAGGGCATCGATCTCGACATCCCCACCGGCGCCTTCGAGGTCTTCATGGGCCCGTCGGGTTCCGGCAAGTCGACGCTGCTCAACCTGATCTCCGGCCTCGACCGCCCCACCGCCGGCGTGGTCGAGGTGGCAGGACAGGACCTGGCGCGGATGGACGAGGGGGCGCTCGCCGATTGGCGGGCGCGGCACGTGGGTTTCATCTTCCAGTTCTACAACCTGCTGCCCGTGCTCACCGCGGCGGAGAACGTGGAGCTGCCGCTGCTGCTCACCCCGCTCTCCCGCGAGGAGCGGCGGGTCCACGTGGCGGCGGCCCTCGACGCGGTGAACCTCGGCCCCCGCGCGAGCCACAAGCCGCCGCAGCTCTCCGGCGGCGAGCAGCAGCGCGTCGCCATCGCCAGGGCGCTGGTCACCGATCCCGATCTCGTCATCGCCGACGAGCCGACCGGCGATCTCGACCGCACCTCCGCCGGCATCGTGCTCGACCTGCTCGACTCCCTCCACCGCGACCTGGGGAAGACGATCGTGATGGTGACCCACGATCCCCACGCGGCCGAGCGCGCCGAGACGATGCGGATCCTGGAGAAGGGGGCGCTCGCGTGA
- a CDS encoding efflux RND transporter periplasmic adaptor subunit translates to MAETGIAERMGQLRIDRSRKVRPRRRRLVGLLVLLLLAGAVIAWLLGRPPAVSVVEVREARPGEAVTELTASGYVAAKRRSIIAPQIPGRLVEVLVEEGERVEEGQVIARLDSAGADVGVLQARAQANAALGELRNAEAQLRKAIRDRERAETLAASGAAAQATAQDARTSAEAAEAAVNAARAQLGAAREALAAAELEQDYTVVRAPFTGTIVRKIADEGAVLAPAAITTGDFGGIVEMVDLSSLEVEAEVSEEQLGRIEIGQPALVFLDAWPDRLYQGRATSVRPAIDRAKATAVVKVDFVEPPQGALPDMGAKISFLEKPLDPQQLQADARLRVPASAVVERDGEQVVFVIESERVEQVPVEVEARVGEEVSLAQGPEAGTRVVVAPGERLRGGARVQVREAS, encoded by the coding sequence GTGGCGGAGACCGGCATCGCCGAGCGCATGGGGCAGCTGCGCATCGACCGCAGCCGAAAGGTGCGCCCGCGCAGGCGGCGGCTCGTGGGGCTGCTCGTCCTGCTCCTCCTCGCTGGCGCCGTGATCGCGTGGCTCCTCGGCAGGCCTCCCGCCGTGTCGGTGGTCGAGGTGCGGGAGGCGCGGCCCGGGGAGGCGGTGACCGAGCTCACCGCCTCGGGCTACGTGGCGGCGAAGCGCCGCTCGATCATCGCGCCGCAGATCCCGGGGCGGCTGGTCGAGGTGCTGGTCGAAGAGGGCGAGCGCGTGGAGGAGGGGCAGGTGATCGCGCGGCTCGATTCCGCCGGCGCCGACGTGGGCGTGCTCCAGGCGCGAGCGCAGGCGAACGCCGCCCTGGGCGAGCTGCGCAACGCCGAGGCGCAGCTCCGCAAGGCGATCCGCGATCGGGAGCGGGCGGAGACGCTCGCGGCGAGCGGCGCCGCCGCGCAGGCCACGGCCCAGGACGCGCGCACCAGCGCGGAGGCGGCGGAGGCTGCGGTCAACGCGGCGCGGGCACAGCTCGGCGCTGCGCGGGAGGCCCTGGCTGCAGCGGAGCTGGAGCAGGACTACACCGTGGTGCGGGCGCCCTTCACCGGGACCATCGTCCGCAAGATCGCCGACGAGGGCGCGGTGCTGGCGCCGGCTGCGATCACCACCGGCGATTTCGGCGGCATCGTCGAGATGGTCGATCTCTCCAGCCTCGAGGTGGAGGCGGAGGTGAGCGAGGAACAGCTGGGGCGGATCGAGATCGGCCAGCCGGCGCTGGTCTTCCTCGACGCCTGGCCCGACCGGCTCTACCAGGGGCGGGCCACCTCCGTCCGCCCGGCGATCGATCGGGCCAAGGCCACCGCGGTGGTGAAGGTCGACTTCGTCGAGCCGCCGCAGGGCGCGCTTCCCGACATGGGCGCGAAGATCTCCTTCCTCGAGAAGCCGCTCGATCCGCAGCAGCTGCAGGCGGATGCGCGGCTCCGGGTTCCCGCCAGCGCCGTCGTCGAGCGCGACGGCGAGCAGGTGGTCTTCGTGATCGAGTCCGAGCGGGTGGAGCAGGTGCCGGTGGAGGTGGAAGCGCGCGTCGGCGAGGAGGTTTCGCTGGCGCAGGGACCGGAGGCGGGCACGCGGGTGGTGGTGGCGCCGGGGGAGCGGCTCCGGGGCGGCGCCCGGGTCCAGGTGCGGGAGGCGTCGTGA
- a CDS encoding PilZ domain-containing protein, protein MLQRQPQSRRILVVDDDRALAEELRASLRVAGFDAEAVSLAAGLTPEFLERFAPGLVLLDAAAGGIRRDAVRAIVLGLRTQLGCRLLVMGAQGPALAARAREVGADGAVDKAKLLREPHAALRIEPQPRADRQAALPAQPPPLPQREPPPPAILSMIEEELARLDSGPTAAPSFHVVVDLFSENNFYITKTPTGRLVGLFVATDLPPPVGTSVRCSVALLGGHRFETSGEVSWVRERSAFSSKLAAGAGIRMLKLSDRDKQEIRRFLGQRAPYSYTGA, encoded by the coding sequence TTGCTCCAGCGCCAGCCACAGAGCCGCCGCATCCTCGTGGTGGACGACGATCGCGCCCTCGCGGAGGAGCTGCGCGCCAGCCTGCGCGTGGCGGGCTTCGACGCGGAAGCGGTGTCGCTCGCCGCAGGGCTGACGCCGGAGTTCCTCGAGCGCTTCGCGCCGGGGCTGGTGCTTCTCGACGCTGCAGCCGGCGGGATCCGCCGGGACGCGGTGCGGGCGATCGTCCTCGGGCTGCGCACGCAGCTGGGCTGCAGGCTGCTGGTGATGGGCGCGCAGGGCCCCGCACTCGCGGCGCGGGCGCGGGAGGTGGGCGCCGACGGCGCGGTCGACAAGGCGAAGCTCCTCCGGGAGCCCCACGCGGCGCTGCGGATCGAGCCGCAGCCCCGTGCCGACCGCCAGGCCGCGCTGCCGGCGCAGCCGCCGCCGCTGCCGCAGCGCGAACCGCCGCCGCCGGCGATCCTCTCGATGATCGAGGAGGAGCTCGCCCGCCTCGACAGCGGGCCTACAGCGGCGCCCTCCTTCCACGTGGTGGTGGACCTCTTCAGCGAGAACAACTTCTACATCACCAAGACCCCCACCGGCCGCCTCGTCGGCCTCTTCGTGGCGACGGATCTGCCGCCGCCGGTGGGAACGAGCGTGCGCTGCTCGGTGGCGCTGCTCGGCGGCCACCGCTTCGAGACCAGCGGCGAAGTCTCCTGGGTCCGCGAGCGCTCGGCCTTCTCGAGCAAGCTCGCCGCCGGCGCGGGGATCCGCATGCTGAAGCTCTCCGACCGGGACAAGCAGGAAATCCGCCGCTTCCTCGGCCAGCGCGCGCCCTACAGCTACACCGGCGCTTGA
- a CDS encoding type IV pilus twitching motility protein PilT has protein sequence MNHEQLVQLLTLGVRRGASDIHFEAGYPPSYRIFGDLVTARLEPLTTEDTESIARLVIGAESAFFRGEAHDADHGFSVTGLSRFRVNLLRQRGSIGVVMRVIPFEIPSFEQLNLPAAVASLAHVRSGLVLVVGAAGNGKSTTIASLLEAVNESRRSHIVTIEDPIEFLFPAKKSLVIQREVGTDTGSFGTALRSVIRQDPDVIMVGEIRDRETAEICLRAAETGHLVISSLHTQDVPRSISRFVGLFPSDEQQGVRGRLAETLKAMVALRLLLRADGTGLLPAAEVMLSTRSIQTQIREGASMESLLRLIESGRVDLGMQSFDQHLVELVQTGRISADLARAHATHPSDVARALLLDEGGGSGDLNF, from the coding sequence ATGAACCACGAGCAGCTGGTCCAGCTCCTCACGCTGGGTGTGAGACGGGGCGCCTCCGACATCCATTTCGAGGCGGGCTATCCGCCCTCCTACCGGATCTTCGGCGATCTGGTGACGGCGCGCCTCGAGCCGCTCACGACAGAGGACACCGAGTCGATCGCCAGGCTGGTGATCGGCGCCGAGAGCGCCTTCTTCCGCGGTGAGGCCCACGACGCCGATCATGGCTTCTCCGTCACCGGGCTCTCGCGCTTCCGCGTCAACCTGCTCCGGCAGCGTGGATCGATCGGCGTGGTGATGCGGGTGATCCCCTTCGAGATCCCGAGCTTCGAGCAGCTCAACCTGCCGGCTGCGGTCGCCTCCCTGGCCCACGTGCGCAGCGGCCTCGTCCTCGTGGTCGGCGCGGCGGGCAACGGCAAGTCGACCACCATCGCCAGCCTCCTCGAGGCGGTGAACGAGAGCCGCCGGAGCCACATCGTCACCATCGAGGATCCGATCGAGTTCCTCTTCCCGGCGAAGAAGTCGCTGGTGATCCAGCGGGAGGTGGGGACCGACACCGGCTCCTTCGGCACCGCGCTCCGCTCGGTGATCCGCCAGGATCCGGACGTGATCATGGTGGGTGAGATCCGCGACCGGGAGACCGCCGAGATCTGCCTGCGCGCAGCGGAGACCGGGCACCTGGTGATCTCCTCGCTCCACACCCAGGACGTGCCCCGGAGCATCTCCCGCTTCGTCGGCCTCTTCCCCAGCGACGAGCAGCAGGGCGTCCGCGGCCGCCTCGCCGAGACGCTCAAGGCGATGGTCGCCCTGCGGCTCCTGCTCCGCGCGGACGGGACGGGGCTGCTCCCCGCAGCGGAGGTGATGCTCTCCACGCGCTCGATCCAGACGCAGATCCGCGAGGGCGCCTCGATGGAATCGCTGCTCCGCCTGATCGAGTCGGGTCGCGTCGACCTCGGGATGCAGAGCTTCGATCAGCACCTGGTCGAGCTGGTGCAGACCGGGCGGATCTCCGCCGACCTCGCCCGTGCCCACGCCACCCACCCCTCCGACGTCGCCCGTGCCCTCCTCCTCGACGAGGGTGGAGGCAGCGGCGATCTCAACTTCTGA
- a CDS encoding acyl-CoA dehydrogenase family protein yields MHAGYGLFHEDHHAFRRTVRRFVESEITPHVKAWEDAEEFPRSLFQRCGALGFFGLRAPVSLGGTAAGPLFEAVLHEELGRCGSGGVAAGLAGHVAIALPPILLFGNEAQQQRWVPRAIAGEIVGALAITEPEAGSDVAGIRTRCVRDGDELVIDGAKTYITNGVRADFVVVAVKSEPEAGAGGISMVVVERGTAGFSVGRKLRKLGWHASDTAELVFEGCRVPAANLLGSWNEGFSCILANFVWERLALALGAVAQGELALEKALAYARERRAFGRPVASFQVTRHKLADMALRLEAARQLTYHGLRLYEGGEDAVAVAAMAKRLATENALSICDDALQIHGGAGYMREYEVERYFRDARLGPIGGGTSEIMNEIVARQLGL; encoded by the coding sequence ATGCACGCAGGGTACGGCCTCTTCCACGAGGATCACCATGCCTTCCGCCGCACCGTCCGGCGCTTCGTCGAGAGCGAGATCACACCGCACGTGAAGGCCTGGGAGGACGCGGAAGAGTTCCCCCGCTCGCTCTTCCAGCGCTGCGGCGCCCTGGGCTTCTTCGGGCTCCGGGCACCGGTCTCGCTCGGCGGCACTGCGGCGGGGCCGCTCTTCGAAGCGGTGCTGCACGAGGAGCTCGGTCGCTGCGGCTCCGGCGGCGTCGCCGCAGGGCTCGCGGGCCACGTCGCCATCGCCCTGCCCCCGATCCTCCTCTTCGGCAACGAGGCACAGCAGCAGCGCTGGGTGCCCCGGGCGATCGCGGGCGAAATCGTCGGCGCGCTGGCGATCACCGAGCCGGAGGCGGGTTCGGATGTCGCAGGGATCCGCACCCGCTGCGTCCGCGACGGCGACGAGCTCGTGATCGACGGCGCCAAGACCTACATCACCAACGGCGTGCGCGCCGACTTCGTGGTGGTGGCGGTGAAGAGCGAACCCGAGGCGGGCGCCGGCGGGATCTCGATGGTGGTGGTGGAGCGCGGTACGGCGGGCTTCTCGGTGGGTCGCAAGCTGCGCAAGCTCGGCTGGCATGCGAGCGACACCGCCGAGCTCGTCTTCGAGGGCTGCCGGGTTCCCGCAGCCAACCTCCTCGGCAGCTGGAACGAGGGCTTCTCCTGCATCCTCGCCAATTTCGTCTGGGAGCGGCTCGCGCTCGCCCTCGGCGCCGTGGCGCAGGGGGAGCTGGCGCTGGAGAAGGCCCTCGCGTACGCGCGGGAGCGCAGGGCCTTCGGCAGGCCGGTGGCTTCCTTCCAGGTGACACGCCACAAGCTCGCCGACATGGCCCTGCGGCTGGAGGCGGCCCGGCAGCTCACCTACCACGGCCTGCGTCTCTACGAGGGTGGCGAGGATGCGGTCGCCGTCGCGGCGATGGCCAAGCGGCTCGCCACCGAGAACGCGCTCTCGATCTGCGACGATGCGTTGCAGATCCACGGCGGTGCCGGCTACATGCGGGAGTACGAGGTGGAGCGCTATTTCCGCGATGCCCGCCTCGGGCCCATCGGCGGCGGAACCTCCGAGATCATGAACGAGATCGTCGCCAGGCAGCTGGGGCTGTAG
- a CDS encoding sigma 54-interacting transcriptional regulator, whose amino-acid sequence MERDFAVLVIGNEERTRSKLREALGASGWRVCTASSPDEAMRLLGAGAPFDALVLDAGAELGGVEALRRYREGGGRIPVVAVGASDELTERLLAGGANECVAGSWDGGELARAIQKVVLSSQHLPQNEARIENRAIAPDVDVGFVSVSEAMRRVFEMVDRVADADVPVMIRGESGVGKDVVARAIHARSSRRGGPFVKINCAALPSELLESELFGHEKGAFTGAHTEKPGKFEIADGGTIFLDELGEMHVALQAKLLQVLQDEEFYRVGGRKPIRVDARVVVATNRELEAEIEAQRFREDLYYRLNVVSVKVPPLRERKEDILPLVEHFIAKYAEDGEAPALRPDVMRRFLEHDWPGNVRELENMVRRLVVLRDQQMVLDEIAVRSGSKSDSAPLPPAFPEEGLKEIARRAAMIAERDAIEQMLKLTGWNKRKAALRLKISYKALLYKIKECGICDPRLAHARGLQ is encoded by the coding sequence ATGGAGCGTGACTTCGCAGTGCTGGTGATCGGCAACGAGGAGCGGACGAGGAGCAAGCTGCGCGAGGCGCTGGGGGCTTCCGGCTGGCGGGTGTGCACCGCTTCGTCGCCGGACGAAGCGATGCGCCTCCTGGGGGCAGGTGCCCCCTTCGATGCCCTGGTCCTCGATGCCGGGGCGGAGTTGGGTGGAGTCGAAGCGCTGCGGCGCTACAGGGAGGGCGGCGGCAGGATCCCGGTGGTGGCGGTGGGCGCCAGCGACGAGCTCACGGAGCGGCTCCTCGCAGGTGGCGCCAACGAATGCGTCGCCGGCAGCTGGGACGGGGGCGAGCTCGCCCGCGCGATCCAGAAGGTGGTGCTCTCCTCGCAGCACCTGCCGCAGAACGAGGCGCGGATCGAGAACCGCGCGATCGCGCCGGACGTGGACGTGGGCTTCGTCTCGGTCTCCGAGGCGATGCGCCGGGTCTTCGAGATGGTGGACCGGGTGGCGGACGCCGACGTGCCGGTGATGATCCGCGGCGAGTCGGGCGTGGGCAAGGACGTGGTGGCCCGGGCGATCCACGCGCGGAGCTCCCGGCGCGGCGGCCCCTTCGTGAAGATCAACTGCGCGGCGCTGCCGAGCGAGCTCCTCGAGAGCGAGCTCTTCGGACACGAGAAGGGCGCCTTCACCGGCGCGCACACCGAGAAGCCGGGCAAATTCGAGATCGCCGACGGCGGCACCATCTTCCTCGACGAGCTCGGCGAGATGCACGTCGCCCTGCAGGCGAAGCTGCTCCAGGTGTTGCAGGACGAGGAGTTCTACCGGGTGGGCGGGCGCAAGCCGATCCGCGTCGACGCGCGGGTGGTGGTGGCCACCAACCGCGAGCTCGAGGCGGAGATCGAAGCGCAGCGCTTCCGCGAGGATCTCTACTACCGCCTCAACGTGGTCAGCGTGAAGGTGCCGCCGCTGCGCGAGCGCAAGGAGGACATCCTCCCGCTGGTCGAGCATTTCATCGCCAAATACGCGGAGGACGGCGAGGCGCCGGCGCTCCGACCCGACGTGATGCGCCGCTTCCTCGAGCACGATTGGCCGGGCAACGTCCGGGAGCTCGAGAACATGGTGCGCCGTCTGGTGGTGCTCCGCGACCAGCAGATGGTCCTCGACGAGATCGCGGTGCGCAGCGGATCGAAGAGCGACTCCGCGCCGCTGCCGCCGGCCTTCCCCGAGGAGGGGCTCAAGGAGATCGCCCGCCGGGCGGCGATGATCGCCGAGCGCGACGCGATCGAGCAGATGCTCAAGCTCACCGGCTGGAACAAGCGCAAGGCCGCGCTGCGGCTGAAGATCAGCTACAAGGCGCTGCTCTACAAGATCAAGGAGTGCGGCATCTGCGACCCGCGGCTGGCCCACGCACGGGGCCTCCAGTAG
- a CDS encoding glycosyltransferase family 4 protein produces MDRDAGLSIAYVNYGFQSGVTERVIRALGSRGHRVASLDAVGPVEHRRKGSRRLRIDGQVLYNLAAAFAKFGRQAAHYRWNTTFAFDAHSRHAGELLAALPAQPDVVLQAGALFAPGLPPPCRYVLLLDNTRQLAMERPPEPSVGLGAPPDYGPGWRRREEAVYRGAWSIGTFSGRVRRSLERDYGVAPGRTHVVGAGANVLPEVVERCHDGETILFVGTRWELKGGPVLARAFERIRRTRPRARLVVIGPSRRPALPDGAEWLGYVPASELPAHFARATVFALPTLREAFGIAFLDAMACAVPCIGTAVEAVPEIIEHERTGLLVPPGDDAALAASIERVLDDPALGRRMGDLGRLQVEASYTWEHVAARLERLLAPPALPLLPRETSVPVLPAAAANEVVQQPVAPSAPAAAIAPPR; encoded by the coding sequence ATGGATCGCGACGCCGGGCTCTCGATTGCCTACGTCAACTACGGCTTCCAGAGCGGCGTCACCGAGCGGGTGATCCGGGCCCTCGGCAGCAGGGGCCACCGGGTCGCCTCGCTCGACGCGGTGGGTCCCGTGGAGCACCGGCGCAAGGGAAGCCGGCGCCTGCGGATCGACGGGCAGGTGCTCTACAACCTGGCGGCGGCCTTCGCGAAGTTCGGGCGCCAGGCGGCCCACTACCGCTGGAACACCACCTTCGCCTTCGACGCACACTCGCGCCACGCAGGCGAGCTCCTCGCCGCGCTGCCGGCGCAGCCCGACGTGGTGCTGCAGGCCGGCGCCCTCTTCGCGCCGGGCCTGCCGCCGCCCTGCCGCTACGTGCTCCTGCTCGACAACACCCGGCAGCTGGCGATGGAGCGGCCGCCGGAGCCGAGCGTCGGCCTCGGCGCGCCACCGGACTACGGCCCGGGCTGGCGCAGGCGCGAGGAGGCGGTCTACCGCGGCGCCTGGTCGATCGGGACCTTCTCCGGCAGGGTGCGCCGCTCCCTCGAGCGCGACTACGGCGTGGCGCCGGGCAGGACCCACGTGGTCGGCGCAGGGGCCAACGTCCTTCCCGAGGTGGTGGAGCGCTGCCACGACGGCGAGACGATCCTCTTCGTCGGCACCCGCTGGGAGCTCAAGGGCGGGCCGGTGCTGGCGCGGGCCTTCGAGCGGATCCGTCGCACGCGGCCGCGGGCGCGGCTCGTGGTCATCGGTCCGAGCCGCAGGCCGGCGCTCCCCGATGGCGCCGAGTGGCTGGGGTACGTCCCCGCCTCGGAGCTGCCTGCCCACTTCGCGAGGGCCACGGTCTTCGCGCTGCCGACGCTGCGCGAGGCCTTCGGCATCGCCTTCCTCGACGCGATGGCCTGCGCGGTTCCCTGCATCGGCACCGCCGTGGAAGCGGTACCCGAGATCATCGAGCACGAGCGTACCGGCCTGCTGGTGCCGCCCGGCGACGACGCGGCGCTCGCTGCGTCGATCGAGCGGGTCCTCGACGATCCCGCCCTCGGCAGGCGGATGGGCGATCTGGGCAGGCTGCAGGTCGAGGCCAGCTATACGTGGGAGCACGTGGCGGCGCGGCTCGAGCGGCTCCTCGCGCCGCCTGCGCTTCCGCTCCTGCCGCGGGAGACGTCGGTGCCGGTGCTGCCCGCGGCAGCAGCCAACGAGGTGGTGCAGCAGCCCGTGGCGCCTTCCGCGCCCGCTGCGGCGATCGCCCCGCCGCGCTGA